In Luteibacter mycovicinus, a genomic segment contains:
- a CDS encoding UdgX family uracil-DNA binding protein (This protein belongs to the uracil DNA glycosylase superfamily, members of which act in excision repair of DNA. However, it belongs more specifically to UdgX branch, whose founding member was found to bind uracil in DNA (where it does not belong), without cleaving it, appears to promote DNA repair by a pathway involving RecA, rather than base excision.), with protein MRVVTLDDPSDFDEWRAKARALLLADIEPSEVDWEGGGTGGLFAGDDAIPPPVRTSVPAVPRDFLNVASAVLAHTDRRRHATLYRMLWRLAHGEKALLRIATDDDVAWAHTCVKQVSRDMHKMKAFVRFREVRYGEDTVYVAWFEPSFDIVKRVAPFFVRRFTGMHWSLLTPSRTAHWNGETLSFGPGASRADAPTDDALEDLWRTYYASIFNPARLKVDAMRREMPVKYWKNLPEAKLIPGLVRDALPRMQAMVDKQPTIPKKKITPLQKAVAAAPEGSITALRAQARECRACDLWKPATQTVFGEGPVHAKVVVIGEQPGDQEDLAGKPFVGPAGKLFDRALEEAGIERDLLYVTNTVKHFKFEPRGKVRLHKRANAEEQAACRPWLAAEIDRVQPEALVCLGAMAAQAVFGSSFRLMAQRGEWIDLPDGRKAMATVHPSYLLRLPDAEAREAGYAEFVRDLGLMHGVLD; from the coding sequence ATGCGCGTCGTCACGCTGGACGATCCGTCGGACTTCGACGAGTGGCGCGCCAAGGCGCGGGCGCTGTTGCTGGCCGACATCGAACCGTCCGAAGTGGACTGGGAGGGCGGCGGCACCGGCGGATTGTTCGCCGGCGACGACGCGATTCCTCCGCCTGTGCGCACCAGCGTTCCCGCCGTCCCCCGCGACTTTCTGAATGTCGCCAGCGCCGTGCTGGCGCATACCGACAGGCGTCGCCACGCCACGCTCTATCGCATGCTGTGGCGGCTGGCGCACGGTGAGAAAGCCTTGCTGCGCATCGCTACCGACGACGATGTCGCCTGGGCGCACACCTGCGTCAAGCAGGTCAGCCGCGACATGCACAAGATGAAGGCGTTCGTGCGCTTTCGTGAAGTCCGGTATGGGGAGGACACGGTCTACGTCGCCTGGTTCGAGCCGTCGTTCGACATTGTCAAACGCGTCGCGCCATTTTTCGTGCGCCGCTTCACCGGCATGCACTGGTCCCTGCTGACGCCGTCACGCACGGCGCACTGGAATGGCGAGACGCTGTCGTTCGGGCCGGGTGCGAGCAGGGCGGATGCACCCACCGACGATGCGCTCGAAGATCTCTGGCGCACGTATTACGCCAGCATCTTCAATCCGGCCCGGTTGAAAGTCGATGCGATGCGGCGCGAGATGCCGGTGAAGTACTGGAAGAACCTGCCGGAAGCGAAGCTCATTCCAGGCCTGGTACGCGACGCGTTACCGAGGATGCAGGCGATGGTCGACAAGCAGCCGACGATTCCGAAGAAGAAAATCACGCCGCTGCAGAAAGCCGTCGCGGCGGCGCCCGAAGGCAGTATCACGGCGTTGCGCGCGCAGGCGCGCGAATGCCGAGCCTGCGACCTGTGGAAGCCCGCGACGCAGACGGTGTTCGGCGAAGGCCCGGTGCACGCGAAGGTGGTGGTGATCGGCGAGCAGCCGGGCGATCAGGAAGATCTGGCCGGAAAGCCGTTCGTCGGGCCAGCCGGCAAACTGTTCGACCGCGCGCTGGAAGAGGCGGGGATCGAGCGCGACCTCCTCTATGTCACCAACACGGTGAAGCACTTCAAGTTCGAGCCGCGCGGAAAGGTGCGGTTACACAAACGTGCCAACGCGGAGGAGCAGGCCGCCTGCCGACCCTGGCTCGCAGCCGAGATCGATCGTGTCCAGCCCGAGGCCCTGGTCTGCCTTGGCGCCATGGCGGCGCAGGCGGTGTTCGGTTCGTCGTTCCGGCTGATGGCGCAACGTGGCGAATGGATCGACCTGCCCGATGGACGGAAGGCGATGGCCACGGTGCACCCTTCGTATCTGCTGCGCTTGCCGGATGCCGAGGCGAGAGAGGCGGGGTATGCGGAGTTCGTGCGGGATCTGGGGTTGATGCACGGTGTGTTGGACTGA
- a CDS encoding 6-phosphofructokinase, translating into MAAGKILYAQSGGVSAVINATAAGVIETARDKGIPVYAARNGILGALREELIDTTREAKANIAALKHTPGGAFGSCRYKLKSLEENRAEYERLIEVFKAHDIRTFLYNGGNDSADTANKVSRIGQALGYEVNCIGVPKTIDNDLVVTDTCPGFGSVAKYTAIAVREASLDVASMADTSTKVFIIEVMGRHAGWIAAAAGLAGSGPNDAPHVILFPENVFDPEAFLARVQATVEKVGYCTVVVSEGVKNKEGTFLAESGARDAFGHAQLGGAAPVLAALVREKLGYKYHWALPDYLQRSARHVASKTDVDQAYAVGKKAVEYAAEGLNAIMPVIVRVSDEPYKWKIEAAPLDKIANHEKKMPKNFMSKDGFGITAAARRYLAPLIVGEVPPPYGDDGLPVYVTLKNASVPKKLRKFKPG; encoded by the coding sequence ATGGCCGCCGGCAAAATTCTCTACGCCCAGTCGGGCGGTGTCTCCGCCGTCATCAACGCCACCGCCGCCGGCGTCATCGAGACCGCCCGGGACAAGGGCATCCCCGTCTATGCCGCGCGCAACGGGATCCTCGGCGCACTGCGCGAGGAGCTGATCGACACGACCAGGGAAGCCAAGGCGAACATCGCCGCGCTGAAGCACACGCCGGGCGGCGCCTTCGGCTCCTGCCGCTACAAGCTCAAGTCGCTCGAAGAGAACCGCGCCGAATACGAGCGCCTGATCGAGGTCTTCAAGGCGCACGACATACGTACCTTCCTTTATAACGGCGGCAACGACTCGGCGGACACGGCCAACAAGGTCTCCAGGATCGGCCAGGCACTCGGCTACGAGGTCAACTGCATCGGCGTGCCGAAAACCATCGACAACGACCTGGTGGTGACCGACACCTGCCCGGGCTTCGGCTCCGTGGCCAAGTACACCGCCATCGCCGTCCGCGAAGCGAGCCTGGACGTCGCCTCCATGGCCGACACCTCGACCAAGGTGTTCATCATCGAGGTCATGGGCCGCCACGCGGGCTGGATCGCCGCGGCCGCCGGGCTGGCGGGCTCGGGACCCAACGATGCACCGCACGTCATCCTGTTCCCGGAGAACGTGTTCGACCCCGAGGCCTTCCTGGCCAGGGTGCAGGCCACGGTCGAGAAGGTCGGCTACTGCACGGTCGTGGTATCCGAGGGGGTGAAGAACAAGGAGGGCACGTTCCTGGCCGAGTCCGGCGCGCGCGATGCGTTCGGCCATGCGCAGCTCGGCGGTGCGGCACCGGTGCTGGCGGCTCTCGTTCGCGAGAAGCTGGGCTACAAGTATCACTGGGCGTTGCCCGACTACCTGCAGCGCTCGGCACGGCATGTCGCATCCAAGACGGACGTCGATCAGGCGTACGCGGTGGGCAAGAAGGCGGTGGAGTACGCCGCCGAGGGGCTCAACGCGATCATGCCGGTGATCGTGCGCGTGTCCGATGAGCCGTATAAGTGGAAGATCGAAGCGGCGCCGCTGGACAAGATCGCCAACCACGAGAAGAAGATGCCGAAGAACTTCATGTCGAAGGATGGCTTCGGGATCACCGCGGCGGCGCGACGGTATCTGGCGCCGCTGATCGTGGGGGAGGTGCCCCCGCCCTACGGCGACGATGGGCTGCCGGTGTATGTGACGCTGAAGAATGCTTCGGTGCCGAAGAAGCTGAGGAAGTTCAAGCCTGGGTGA
- a CDS encoding adenylate kinase, with product MRLVLFGAPGSGKGTQATRLKERLGVPHISTGDLLRGEIKAGTELGLKAKGLMDAGQLLPDDIMLGIIEHRLGEPDAGPGFILDGYPRNLAQADALDTVLARIGQPLDVVVKLDVPDAAIIGRCEVRFEKEGRPDDNPDTVKKRLGIYADQTAPVADFYKQRGKLQVVDGVGELDEVTQRVLDVLPGNVKAASA from the coding sequence ATGCGACTCGTGCTATTCGGCGCCCCCGGCTCCGGCAAAGGTACTCAGGCCACCCGCCTCAAGGAGCGCCTCGGCGTGCCGCACATCTCCACCGGCGATCTTCTGCGCGGTGAGATCAAGGCAGGCACCGAGCTCGGCCTCAAGGCCAAGGGCCTGATGGACGCCGGTCAGCTGCTGCCCGACGACATCATGCTCGGCATCATCGAGCACCGTCTGGGCGAGCCGGACGCCGGGCCGGGCTTCATCCTCGACGGCTACCCGCGCAACCTGGCCCAGGCCGACGCGCTGGACACCGTGCTGGCCCGTATCGGCCAGCCGCTGGACGTGGTGGTCAAGCTCGACGTGCCCGACGCGGCCATCATCGGCCGCTGCGAGGTCCGTTTCGAGAAGGAAGGCCGTCCCGACGACAACCCGGATACGGTCAAGAAGCGTCTTGGCATCTATGCCGACCAGACCGCTCCGGTAGCCGACTTCTACAAGCAGCGCGGCAAGCTGCAGGTCGTCGACGGCGTCGGCGAACTCGACGAGGTCACCCAGCGCGTGCTGGATGTGCTGCCCGGTAACGTCAAGGCCGCCAGCGCCTGA
- the mpl gene encoding UDP-N-acetylmuramate:L-alanyl-gamma-D-glutamyl-meso-diaminopimelate ligase, with product MRVHILGICGTFMGGVAALARELGLTVEGSDANVYPPMSTQLEQLGIGLMQGYRAEHLQPAPDLVVVGNAMTRGNPAVEYMLDAGLRYISGPQWLGETLLGGREVLAVAGTHGKTTTTSLLAHLLEAAGQSPGFLIGGVPGNFDVSARRGTGKPFVIEADEYDSAFFDKRSKFVHYRPRIAILNNLEYDHADIFPDVAAIQRQFHHLVRTVPGNGRLIVNAEDPYLAEVLAMGAWTPVETFGIDAGDWRAELIAADGSHFRVRRGDTALGEIRWGSLGRHNVMNALAALAAATAAGADPVALLPAFADFASARRRMELIGQAKGVTVYDDFAHHPTAIATTLAGLRAKVGKGRIVVALEPRSNSMRLGAHADALAPSLADADRVVFLHRPELAWDAGKVTGALGGRGTTASTVDALIDALVAEAADGDQVVFMSNGGFEGAPRRFFNALDAG from the coding sequence GTGCGCGTCCATATCCTCGGTATCTGCGGCACCTTCATGGGAGGAGTCGCCGCGCTGGCGCGTGAGCTCGGTCTGACGGTCGAGGGTTCGGACGCCAACGTCTACCCGCCCATGAGCACCCAGCTCGAGCAGCTCGGCATCGGTCTGATGCAGGGTTACAGGGCGGAGCACCTGCAGCCCGCGCCCGATCTGGTGGTGGTGGGCAACGCGATGACGCGCGGCAACCCGGCGGTCGAGTACATGCTCGACGCGGGCCTGCGCTATATCTCCGGCCCGCAATGGCTGGGCGAGACGCTGCTGGGCGGGCGTGAGGTGCTGGCTGTCGCCGGCACCCACGGCAAGACCACGACCACCAGCTTGCTGGCGCATCTGCTCGAAGCCGCGGGGCAGTCGCCCGGGTTCCTGATCGGCGGTGTCCCGGGCAACTTCGACGTGTCCGCGCGGCGTGGCACCGGTAAGCCCTTCGTCATCGAAGCCGACGAATACGACTCGGCGTTCTTCGACAAGCGCTCCAAGTTCGTTCATTACCGCCCGCGCATCGCCATTCTCAACAACCTCGAATACGACCACGCGGATATCTTCCCGGACGTCGCCGCCATCCAGCGCCAGTTCCACCATCTCGTGCGGACGGTGCCCGGCAATGGCCGGCTGATCGTCAACGCCGAGGATCCGTATCTGGCCGAGGTGCTGGCGATGGGTGCGTGGACGCCGGTCGAAACCTTCGGCATCGACGCGGGCGACTGGCGTGCCGAGCTGATCGCCGCCGACGGTTCGCACTTCCGTGTGCGCCGTGGTGACACCGCGCTCGGCGAGATTCGCTGGGGTTCGCTCGGGCGTCACAACGTGATGAACGCGCTGGCCGCGCTGGCGGCGGCGACCGCCGCCGGTGCCGATCCCGTGGCGTTGCTGCCGGCCTTCGCCGATTTCGCCAGTGCCCGGCGGCGGATGGAGCTGATCGGCCAGGCAAAGGGCGTCACCGTTTACGACGACTTCGCCCATCACCCGACCGCCATCGCCACGACGCTGGCCGGCCTTCGCGCCAAAGTCGGTAAGGGTCGCATCGTCGTGGCACTCGAGCCGCGCTCCAATTCGATGCGTCTGGGCGCGCATGCCGATGCGCTGGCGCCCTCGCTCGCCGATGCGGATCGTGTGGTGTTTCTGCATCGTCCCGAGCTGGCCTGGGACGCGGGCAAGGTGACCGGCGCACTCGGTGGCCGCGGAACCACCGCCTCCACCGTCGATGCCCTGATCGACGCGCTGGTCGCCGAAGCGGCGGACGGCGACCAGGTCGTCTTCATGTCCAACGGTGGCTTCGAAGGCGCGCCCCGGCGCTTCTTCAACGCGCTGGACGCAGGTTAG
- a CDS encoding LON peptidase substrate-binding domain-containing protein — MAATTPALDLPLFPLSNVLFPGGHLQLRIFEPRYIDLVRECSRTGRAFGVCMILEGREAGQPAVPAAVGTLATITDFHTSEDGLLGIVAQGGQRFRVTRTRVRSDGQVRGDIAPWVDEPKMELPAEFGLLATILERLADQMMPPWRHDMAEHADDASWVGFRLSELLPLDPNECQHMLELDDPLQRLAELRDILPRFQRA, encoded by the coding sequence ATGGCTGCCACCACGCCCGCACTCGATCTGCCGTTGTTTCCCCTGTCGAACGTCCTCTTCCCGGGCGGTCACCTGCAGCTGCGCATCTTCGAACCGCGCTACATCGACCTCGTGCGCGAATGCTCGCGGACCGGTCGCGCGTTCGGCGTCTGCATGATCCTCGAGGGCCGTGAGGCGGGACAGCCCGCGGTGCCCGCCGCCGTCGGCACGCTGGCCACCATCACCGACTTTCATACCAGTGAGGACGGCTTGCTCGGCATCGTCGCCCAGGGCGGTCAGCGCTTTCGCGTCACCCGCACGCGCGTGCGTTCGGACGGCCAGGTGCGCGGTGACATCGCGCCGTGGGTCGACGAACCGAAGATGGAACTGCCGGCGGAATTCGGCTTGCTCGCGACGATTCTGGAGCGGCTCGCCGATCAGATGATGCCGCCGTGGCGTCATGACATGGCCGAGCACGCCGACGACGCGAGCTGGGTCGGTTTTCGTCTTTCCGAACTGCTGCCGCTGGATCCGAACGAGTGCCAGCACATGCTCGAGCTCGACGACCCGCTGCAACGCCTGGCCGAATTGCGTGACATCCTCCCGCGCTTCCAGCGCGCCTAA
- a CDS encoding SDR family oxidoreductase: MTSLKGKTLFITGASRGIGLAIAKRAARDGANIVIAAKSSVANPKLPGTIHSAAAEIEAEGGVALPLKVDIREEAEVRMAAATAAERFGGIDIVVNNASAIWLKGVEDTPMKRFDLMHEVNTRGTFLVTQACLPYLKEAANPHVLMLSPPPSIDPTWYAPHVAYTIAKFGMSLCVLGMAPEFAPMGIAVNALWPRTVIATAAIAMIDGVRPQNCRTPAIVADAAHAILTRPSRDYTGHFVIDEDILREQGVTDFDRYAVVPGEPLLPDLFL, encoded by the coding sequence ATGACATCGCTGAAGGGCAAGACGCTGTTCATCACCGGCGCGTCGCGCGGTATCGGCCTGGCGATCGCGAAGCGCGCGGCCCGTGACGGCGCCAACATCGTCATCGCGGCCAAGAGCAGCGTGGCCAATCCGAAGCTGCCGGGAACCATCCACAGCGCAGCCGCCGAGATCGAAGCGGAAGGTGGCGTGGCGCTGCCCCTGAAAGTGGACATCCGTGAGGAAGCCGAGGTGCGCATGGCGGCGGCTACGGCAGCCGAGCGCTTCGGCGGCATCGACATCGTGGTGAACAACGCCAGCGCGATCTGGCTGAAGGGCGTCGAAGACACGCCGATGAAACGCTTCGACCTGATGCACGAGGTGAACACCCGCGGCACGTTCCTGGTGACGCAGGCCTGCCTGCCGTACCTGAAAGAAGCCGCGAATCCGCACGTGCTGATGCTGTCGCCTCCGCCTAGCATCGACCCGACGTGGTACGCGCCGCATGTGGCCTACACGATCGCCAAGTTCGGCATGAGCCTTTGTGTCCTGGGTATGGCGCCCGAGTTCGCGCCGATGGGTATCGCCGTCAACGCTTTGTGGCCCCGGACGGTGATCGCCACGGCGGCCATCGCCATGATCGATGGCGTCCGCCCGCAGAACTGCCGCACGCCCGCGATCGTGGCCGATGCGGCGCATGCCATCCTGACGCGGCCTTCCCGTGATTACACCGGGCACTTCGTCATCGATGAAGACATCCTGCGGGAGCAGGGTGTCACCGACTTCGACCGCTACGCCGTGGTGCCCGGCGAACCGCTGCTGCCCGATTTGTTTCTGTAG
- a CDS encoding sigma-54 interaction domain-containing protein, with product MSRGEMTGRCVVWVGRPSVEEHFGLIRAGWRTLVADPGRVGGDLPECGEMAVAVVDLRSAAPEALKLLGELRRLHPGMPWIGLTGPHTPSSDPAVRLALPCALELIDGASSFAALRQALLRVPHEGGLEPPDERPTVMTGDSPAIRALSQNIRKFAPVELPLLITGETGTGKEMAARALHQLSGRHGKPFAAINCGALPANLVQSELFGHERGAFTGATARRIGHFEAADGGTVFLDEIGDLPLDAQTNLLRVLQEGTIDRVGSCQSVHVDVRVLAATHVDLEKAVAQGRFREDLFYRLNVLRLRMPPLRERAGDIELLAQHFLDAFRETYGTRARAFSTAARKAMNGFPWPGNVRELMNRVQRAAVIADDALITPEDLELTPDAPGGDRDSLGSARTSAEREAIVDCLRASAFNISECARRLRVSRVTVYRLCKKHQLALDQLR from the coding sequence ATGTCGCGCGGGGAAATGACGGGTCGTTGTGTCGTCTGGGTGGGCAGGCCGAGCGTCGAGGAACACTTCGGTCTGATCCGGGCGGGATGGCGTACGTTGGTAGCCGATCCCGGTCGTGTGGGCGGCGACCTGCCCGAGTGCGGTGAGATGGCGGTCGCCGTGGTCGACCTGCGTTCGGCGGCTCCTGAAGCCCTGAAACTCCTGGGCGAACTGCGGCGGTTGCATCCCGGCATGCCCTGGATCGGGCTCACCGGTCCACACACGCCCTCCAGCGACCCTGCCGTCCGGCTCGCCTTGCCCTGCGCGCTCGAACTCATCGACGGCGCGTCGTCGTTCGCCGCCCTGCGCCAGGCGCTGCTCAGGGTGCCGCATGAGGGTGGTCTCGAGCCGCCGGACGAGCGCCCCACCGTGATGACCGGCGACAGCCCGGCCATTCGCGCACTGTCACAGAACATTCGAAAATTCGCGCCGGTCGAACTCCCGCTCCTCATTACGGGCGAGACAGGCACCGGCAAGGAAATGGCCGCCCGCGCCCTGCATCAACTCTCCGGCCGTCACGGAAAGCCGTTCGCCGCGATCAATTGCGGTGCGCTGCCGGCCAACCTGGTCCAGTCGGAATTGTTCGGGCACGAGCGCGGTGCCTTCACCGGCGCGACGGCACGGCGTATCGGCCATTTCGAGGCGGCGGACGGCGGCACCGTCTTTCTCGACGAGATCGGTGACCTTCCGCTGGATGCCCAGACCAATCTGCTGCGTGTGCTTCAGGAAGGAACGATCGATCGCGTCGGCAGCTGTCAGTCCGTGCATGTCGACGTCCGCGTGCTGGCCGCCACTCATGTGGACCTGGAAAAGGCCGTCGCCCAGGGCCGTTTCCGCGAGGACCTGTTCTACCGGCTCAACGTGCTCCGACTGCGGATGCCGCCCCTGCGGGAGCGCGCCGGCGATATCGAGCTGCTGGCCCAGCATTTTCTCGACGCTTTCCGCGAAACCTATGGCACGCGCGCACGGGCCTTCAGCACCGCCGCGCGCAAGGCGATGAACGGCTTCCCGTGGCCGGGCAACGTCCGTGAGCTGATGAACCGCGTGCAGCGCGCCGCCGTCATTGCCGACGACGCCCTCATTACGCCCGAGGATCTCGAGCTGACGCCGGATGCGCCCGGCGGCGACCGGGACAGCCTTGGCAGCGCCCGAACCTCGGCCGAGCGCGAGGCGATCGTCGATTGTCTGCGCGCCAGTGCGTTCAACATCAGCGAATGCGCGCGCCGTCTGCGCGTCTCCCGCGTCACCGTCTATCGCCTTTGCAAGAAGCACCAGCTGGCGCTCGACCAGCTGCGTTGA
- a CDS encoding acetylornithine/succinylornithine family transaminase, which translates to MSSHPVDSSDLIGLGKRYWLSVYRPRDVVLDHGKGSRVWDTEGRDYLDFGAGIAVNALGHQDPDLVAALTTQAGKLWHASNVFWTEPPLRLAEELIGHAPFAERVFLCNSGTEANEAAIKLVRKWATSKGRPPEERVIITFKGSFHGRTLASVTATAQPKYQEGYEPLPGGFRYVAFNDVPALEEAFAQGGVSAVMLEPIQGEGGVMPAEPGFLKAVRELCDKHDALLVLDEIQSGMGRTGTLFAHAHDHVTPDIVTLAKALGAGFPIGAMLVGPKVADIMQFGAHGTTFGGNPMAAAVARVALKKISSPAVLLNVERQANDIRAGLNKLNHDLHLFSEVRGRGLMIGAVLGDAYKGRAGEILDLAAAHGLLILQAGPDVLRIVPPLTITDEETAEGLERLGAALHAFTKEAQVA; encoded by the coding sequence ATGTCCTCGCATCCTGTCGATTCCTCCGATCTCATCGGCCTCGGCAAGCGCTACTGGCTGTCCGTTTATCGTCCCCGCGACGTCGTCCTTGACCACGGCAAGGGCTCCCGCGTCTGGGATACCGAAGGCCGCGACTACCTCGATTTCGGTGCGGGCATCGCGGTCAACGCGCTGGGTCACCAGGACCCCGATCTGGTCGCCGCGCTGACCACGCAGGCCGGCAAGCTCTGGCACGCAAGCAATGTCTTCTGGACCGAGCCGCCGCTGCGCCTGGCCGAAGAACTGATCGGGCACGCCCCGTTCGCCGAGCGGGTCTTTCTCTGCAACTCCGGCACGGAGGCCAACGAGGCCGCCATCAAGCTGGTGCGCAAGTGGGCTACTTCGAAGGGCCGCCCGCCGGAAGAGCGCGTCATCATCACCTTCAAGGGCTCGTTTCACGGGCGCACGCTCGCGTCGGTGACGGCTACGGCGCAGCCGAAATACCAGGAAGGTTACGAGCCGTTGCCCGGTGGCTTCCGCTATGTGGCATTCAACGACGTGCCCGCACTGGAAGAAGCGTTTGCGCAGGGCGGCGTGTCGGCGGTGATGCTGGAGCCGATTCAGGGCGAGGGCGGCGTGATGCCGGCCGAACCCGGTTTCCTCAAGGCCGTACGCGAGCTCTGCGACAAGCACGACGCCTTGCTGGTGCTGGATGAAATCCAGTCCGGCATGGGTCGGACGGGCACGCTGTTCGCCCACGCGCACGACCATGTCACGCCCGACATCGTCACGCTGGCCAAGGCGCTGGGCGCGGGCTTCCCGATCGGTGCGATGCTGGTCGGCCCCAAGGTCGCCGACATCATGCAGTTCGGTGCGCATGGCACCACGTTTGGTGGCAATCCGATGGCCGCCGCGGTGGCCCGCGTCGCGCTGAAGAAGATCTCGTCGCCCGCCGTGCTGCTCAACGTCGAACGCCAGGCCAACGACATCCGCGCCGGACTCAACAAGCTCAACCACGACCTGCACCTCTTCTCGGAAGTCCGTGGGCGTGGCCTGATGATCGGTGCGGTGCTCGGTGATGCCTATAAGGGCCGGGCGGGTGAAATCCTCGACCTTGCCGCCGCGCATGGTTTGCTGATTCTGCAGGCCGGCCCCGACGTGCTGCGCATCGTCCCGCCGTTGACCATCACCGACGAAGAAACCGCGGAAGGCCTCGAACGCCTCGGCGCGGCACTGCACGCCTTCACCAAGGAAGCGCAAGTCGCCTGA
- the hemL gene encoding glutamate-1-semialdehyde 2,1-aminomutase: protein MTSNQELFARARKLLPGGVNSPVRAFRSVGGEPFFTARADGPFLWDVEGKRYIDYVGSWGPMVVGHNHPAVREAVERAVRNGLSFGTPCPAEVTMAETIVDLVPSIDMVRMVNSGTEATMSAIRLARGATGRSKIVKFEGCYHGHGDSFLVKAGSGALTFGVPTSPGVPKASADLTLTLPYNDIDAARLLFTQEGKEIAALIIEPVAGNMNCIPPKEGYLQALRDLCTEHDVLLIFDEVMTGFRVALGGAQAHYGITPDLTCFGKIIGGGMPVGAYGGRRDLMEQIAPAGPIYQAGTLSGNPVAMAAGLAMVELIQAPGFHDDLAARTVKLTDGILGAAKRAGVPFSVNRVGGMFGLFFTDETVESYAQATKADVDAFNRFFHGMLERGVYLAPSAFEAGFVSSAHDDDVIAGTVAVAGEVFASL from the coding sequence ATGACCAGCAACCAGGAACTCTTCGCCCGCGCCCGAAAGCTGCTGCCCGGAGGGGTCAATTCGCCCGTGCGCGCCTTCCGGTCGGTCGGCGGCGAGCCGTTCTTCACCGCCCGGGCTGACGGTCCCTTCCTCTGGGACGTCGAGGGCAAGCGCTACATCGATTACGTCGGCTCCTGGGGCCCCATGGTCGTGGGCCATAATCATCCGGCTGTGCGCGAGGCCGTCGAACGCGCCGTCAGGAACGGACTGTCGTTCGGCACGCCCTGCCCCGCCGAGGTCACGATGGCCGAGACCATCGTCGATCTGGTGCCGTCCATCGACATGGTGCGCATGGTCAACTCGGGTACGGAAGCCACGATGTCGGCGATCCGCCTGGCGCGTGGTGCGACCGGCCGCTCGAAGATCGTCAAGTTCGAAGGCTGCTACCACGGCCACGGCGACAGCTTTCTGGTGAAGGCCGGTTCGGGCGCGCTGACCTTCGGCGTGCCGACCTCGCCGGGCGTGCCCAAGGCGTCGGCCGACCTGACGCTCACCCTCCCCTATAACGACATCGATGCCGCCCGCCTGCTCTTTACACAGGAAGGCAAGGAAATCGCCGCCCTGATCATCGAGCCGGTCGCCGGCAACATGAACTGCATCCCGCCGAAAGAAGGTTATCTCCAGGCCTTGCGCGACCTGTGCACCGAGCATGATGTGCTGCTCATTTTCGACGAAGTCATGACCGGCTTTCGCGTGGCTCTCGGCGGCGCGCAGGCGCATTACGGCATCACGCCGGACCTGACCTGCTTCGGCAAGATCATCGGCGGCGGCATGCCGGTCGGTGCCTATGGTGGCCGCCGCGACCTGATGGAGCAGATCGCTCCGGCCGGTCCGATCTATCAGGCGGGCACCTTGTCGGGTAATCCGGTGGCGATGGCTGCCGGCCTGGCGATGGTTGAACTGATCCAGGCGCCGGGCTTCCATGACGATCTGGCGGCGCGCACGGTGAAGCTGACCGACGGCATCCTGGGCGCGGCGAAACGTGCCGGTGTGCCTTTCAGCGTCAATCGCGTGGGCGGTATGTTCGGGTTGTTCTTTACGGACGAAACCGTCGAGAGCTATGCGCAGGCGACGAAGGCGGATGTCGACGCATTCAACCGCTTCTTCCACGGGATGCTGGAGCGTGGGGTGTATCTGGCTCCGTCGGCGTTCGAGGCCGGGTTTGTTTCCAGCGCGCACGACGATGATGTCATCGCGGGCACGGTGGCGGTGGCGGGTGAGGTGTTTGCTTCGCTGTGA